Proteins from a genomic interval of Ciona intestinalis chromosome 9, KH, whole genome shotgun sequence:
- the LOC100187498 gene encoding soluble guanylate cyclase 88E translates to MYGLVLKSVVECVELEWGVAIWNQMAKKIGIGGVGFSIHKVYDENLMAIIAESVACEVDCPESEIMFKFGAHFMTFVTRYGYDQITSVLGRKLCDFINGLDNLHDYISNLYKDIKPPSFYVEKEDDEGLVFHYNTSRKYVGYVHYVRGLIHSAAVMYYELQDVKVETLKQEVLGEVMHSVLRVTYQNCTVRKQDPWLPALSKLRSITPVSVNSDIVFDTFPFSIIFDETMQVVTCGVGVVKTFPTLIGKKITDFFVLTKPIGVDLTWNFMKNRPVNVLVELTSTVALWAEYEEYLRSQEILDTEHPPLPPKQRDDSVSLKLRGTTDYLGSWNAVIFMCTPIFDNMDVMMDVGLYISDLSFQDSLQMLLMTGPQQSAELKLALDMEQAKTSKLADTLAELEKENQKAETIVFSMIPKEIAVRLKKGESAVSIAEVFENVTVLFSDVVGFTNICTRITPMEVIAILNKIYTVFDTLSERYGVFKVETIGDVYMAVSGAPVRTPLHAQRICDMALEMQTGISHVKNPVGGGCIPIRIGIHSGGVVAGVVGRKMIRYCLFGDTVNTASRLESTGKGREIHVSKSVYDLVYRTDDYIFDSRGVVYIKGKGQMRTFWLKAKKGKVISIPGSSLLDQRSINSKAHSKTIEGTGLIEKANYQPDIKKLDDSLSFSKAVEKIVYRQTNDMKNYQEENYPKAEKAMRQLKVEECKKAPTITNAHKNSTSSSPEVVEDAAKEKDRAEKVPQLTPSCRNPTETASHATPPVETGNPWQSEASSVHDLLLPL, encoded by the exons ATGTATGGACTTGTgttaaaaagcgtggttgAGTGCGTCGAATTGGAATGGGGCGTCGCTATTTGGAATCAAATGGCAAAGAAGATAGGAATTGGAGGTGTCGGTTTCTCTATTCATAAA GTTTACGATGAAAACTTGATGGCAATTATTGCAGAGTCTGTCGCGTGTGAAGTGGATTGTCCTGAGAGTGAAATAATGTTTAag TTTGGGGCTCATTTCATGACATTCGTGACACGTTACGGATACGACCAGATCACTTCTGTGTTGGGGAGAAAATTGTGCGATTTCATTAACGGTTTGGATAACTTGCACGATTACATAAGCAACTTATACAAAGACATTAAGCCACCAAG TTTCTATGTCGAAAAAGAGGATGATGAAGGGTTGGTTTTCCATTACAATACTTCACGAAAATATGTTGGTTATGTTCACTATGTGCGCGGACTCATTCACTCAGCAGCTGTTATGTATTATGAACTACAAGATGTTAAAGTTGAAACTTTGAAACAAGAAGTTCTTGGTGAAGTAATGCATAGTGTATTGAG GGTGACTTATCAAAACTGTACCGTTCGAAAGCAAGATCCTTGGTTGCCAGCTTTATCAAAACTACGTTCTATTACACCAGTGAGCGTGAACAGCGATATTGTTTTTGATACTTTTCCTTTTTCCATCATTTTTGAcgaa ACAATGCAGGTAGTAACGTGTGGTGTGGGAGTTGTAAAAACCTTTCCGACTCTCATTGGAAAGAAGATAACCGACTTTTTTGTTCTTACCAAACCAATAGGAGTTGACCTTACTTGGAATTTC ATGAAAAACAGACCTGTTAATGTATTGGTTGAATTGACGTCGACTGTAGCTTTGTGGGCAGAATACGAAGAATATCTGCGATCGCAAG AGATATTGGATACGGAGCATCCCCCACTACCACCCAAACAAAGAGATGACTCGGTTTCATTGAAGCTCAGAGGGACTACGGATTATCTTGGAAGTTGGAACGCGGTCATCTTCATGTGCACGCCAAT CTTTGACAATATGGACGTTATGATGGACGTTGGTTTATACATCAGCGATCTCAGTTTTCAAGATTCCCTTCAGATGTTGTTGATGACGGGTCCACAGCAATCTGCTGAGCTTAAACTAGCTTTGGACAtg GAACAAGCAAAGACGTCGAAACTCGCTGACACTTTGGCAGAACTTGAAAAAGAGAATCAAAAAGCTGAAACCATTGTATTTTCTATGATTCCAAAAGAAATTGCTGTCAGGCTGAAGAAGGGAGAAAGTGCCGTCAGCATTGCAGAG gtgttTGAAAATGTTACAGTCCTTTTCAGTGATGTGGTTGGTTTTACAAACATTTGCACACGAATAACACCAATGGAGGTTATCGCTATACTTAACAAGATATACACTGTGTTCGACACCCTGTCTGAAAG GTATGGTGTCTTTAAAGTGGAGACAATTGGGGACGTGTACATGGCTGTTTCTGGTGCACCAGTGCGTACACCTCTACATGCTCAACGTATATGTGATATGGCACTTGAAATGCAAACAGGAATCAGCCATGTCAAGAATCCGGTTGGTGGGGGATGCATTCCAATCAGAATCG GCATCCACTCTGGGGGTGTGGTTGCTGGGGTTGTGGGAAGAAAAATGATCcgatattgtttgtttggagACACTGTCAATACAGCATCTCGACTTGAAAGCACTGGGAAAGGGAGAGAAATTCATGTCAGCAAGTCGGTATATGATCTTGTTTACCGAACCGATGATTATATATTTGACTCACGGGGAGTGGTTTACATTAAG GGAAAGGGTCAAATGAGAACGTTCTGGTTAAAGGCAAAGAAAGGGAAGGTCATTTCTATTCCCGGTTCGag tttattAGATCAACGATCCATCAACTCCAAGGCTCATAGTAAAACTATTGAAGGAACGGGTTTGATTGAGAAGGCAAATTATCAACctgatataaaaaaacttgatGATTCTCTT AGCTTCAGCAAAGCTGTTGAGAAAATCGTGTATCGACAAACAAACGACATGAAAAATTATCAGGAGGAAAATTATCCAAAAGCAGAAAAAGCCATGAGACAACTGAAAG TTGAAGAATGCAAAAAGGCACCTACAATTACCAACGCACACAAGAATTCAACTTCCAGTTCACCAGAAGTGGTAGAAGATGCCGCTAAGGAAAAAGATCGAGCAGAAAAAGTGCCGCAGCTAACACCTAGTTGTCGGAACCCAACAGAAACAGCAAGTCACGCCACTCCACCAGTTGAGACGGGCAACCCCTGGCAATCTGAAGCGTCTTCAGTGCACGATCTACTCTTGCCATTATAA